One genomic region from Geitlerinema sp. PCC 9228 encodes:
- a CDS encoding sodium:proton antiporter, whose product MSDVPILTKEIAILLLLLVACLGAVSFKRLNFPYTVGLVIVGLFLGLLDYSGSPLESLRALTLSPDIILYIFVPPLIFESALNLDNKVLLQTLTPSLTLAGPGLLLATGFIGISLSWVTPLSLGQALLFGALISATDPVATIALFKELGVPRRLTMFVEGESMLNDATAIVLFDLILVAIASGEVGANTVEKASLDVFTTLFGGIVVGVLVATVMRWAIAVAADDYAIQTTVSAIIAYTAFLTAEHYLEFSGVIAVVSAGLMVGRYSEYHLKPDIRKYIYEFWEYAAFIANSLIFLLVGLTTTGFLGNINGNDTTVWISIGWAIAIAILARGAIVFSLIPLVNLFQKTAPIHWRFQLVSFWGGLRGAIALALALSLSSDFAHQELIISMTLGVVLFTILVEGSTTSQLVRLLGLDRLSIREELAQSQARVFAKKEAMQLLDKLENQRLLSPAILNCFQEQYQQSCQQAEQSLERFWESLREQPTQMRQLFWLQALQIEHHAYRELHDEGLISGLVLKKLSLMMNWKGDSVLANQIPPRVAKTKMLENMWEKFLLNRLLVWIPKRYWLQKHRLHELTVRYEYYAAIAYVSQKVIKTIKKLAREQAVDEIIASECIEFYQNNGKAAFEWIDSFVQERPELAFPMQRQVLQRALALRESETIAYLAHKGIIPESALAKIRQQILSF is encoded by the coding sequence ATGAGTGACGTACCCATACTAACGAAAGAAATCGCTATTCTGCTGTTATTGCTGGTCGCCTGTCTGGGAGCTGTTTCCTTCAAACGCCTAAACTTTCCCTACACTGTGGGCTTGGTTATCGTCGGTTTATTTTTGGGATTGTTGGACTATAGCGGCTCGCCTCTGGAGTCGCTGCGTGCTTTAACACTTTCTCCTGATATAATTTTATATATTTTCGTGCCGCCACTTATCTTTGAGTCAGCCTTAAATCTGGATAACAAAGTTCTGCTACAAACTTTAACTCCGTCGCTGACTTTAGCTGGACCCGGATTGTTGCTGGCTACGGGGTTCATTGGTATATCTTTGTCTTGGGTGACTCCGCTTTCCCTAGGGCAAGCATTGCTGTTTGGTGCTTTGATTTCTGCTACTGACCCCGTTGCCACGATCGCTTTGTTTAAGGAATTGGGGGTGCCCCGACGGCTGACCATGTTCGTGGAAGGGGAAAGTATGCTCAACGATGCCACTGCCATTGTTCTATTTGACCTGATTTTGGTTGCGATCGCGAGTGGGGAAGTTGGTGCCAATACTGTAGAGAAAGCCTCCCTAGATGTTTTTACAACTTTATTTGGTGGCATCGTAGTTGGCGTTTTGGTAGCTACTGTCATGCGATGGGCGATCGCCGTAGCCGCCGACGATTATGCCATTCAAACCACCGTTTCCGCCATCATTGCCTACACCGCTTTTCTCACCGCCGAGCACTATCTGGAATTTTCTGGCGTTATTGCCGTAGTTAGTGCTGGTTTGATGGTAGGTCGCTATAGCGAATATCATCTCAAGCCTGATATCCGCAAATACATATACGAATTTTGGGAATATGCCGCCTTTATCGCCAACAGCCTCATTTTCTTGTTGGTGGGTCTAACCACCACCGGATTTCTTGGGAATATCAACGGCAATGACACAACGGTCTGGATCTCCATTGGCTGGGCGATCGCCATTGCGATTTTAGCGCGGGGGGCGATCGTATTTTCCCTGATTCCCTTGGTTAACCTATTCCAGAAAACAGCTCCCATTCACTGGCGTTTTCAGTTAGTGAGTTTTTGGGGAGGATTGCGCGGTGCGATCGCATTGGCACTGGCACTGAGTTTGAGCAGCGATTTTGCCCACCAAGAACTGATTATCTCCATGACCTTGGGAGTGGTTTTGTTTACCATCTTAGTCGAAGGTTCCACCACCAGCCAGTTGGTTCGCCTTCTCGGTCTCGACCGCCTTTCTATCCGGGAAGAACTGGCGCAATCGCAAGCGCGGGTATTTGCCAAAAAAGAAGCCATGCAGTTGCTTGACAAACTGGAAAACCAAAGACTGCTTTCCCCTGCCATTCTCAACTGCTTTCAAGAGCAATACCAACAAAGTTGCCAGCAAGCGGAACAATCCCTAGAACGTTTTTGGGAAAGTTTGCGAGAACAACCCACCCAAATGCGCCAGTTGTTTTGGTTGCAAGCGCTACAAATCGAACACCATGCTTATCGGGAATTGCACGATGAAGGTTTGATTTCGGGGTTGGTCTTAAAAAAATTGAGCCTCATGATGAACTGGAAAGGCGATAGCGTGCTTGCCAACCAAATTCCACCGCGGGTAGCGAAAACCAAAATGTTGGAAAATATGTGGGAGAAATTCCTTTTAAACCGCTTGCTGGTTTGGATTCCCAAACGGTACTGGTTGCAGAAACACCGCCTGCACGAGCTGACCGTTCGCTATGAATATTATGCCGCGATCGCGTATGTTTCGCAAAAAGTGATTAAAACCATCAAAAAATTGGCGCGGGAACAAGCTGTAGACGAAATTATTGCCTCCGAATGCATTGAATTTTACCAAAACAATGGCAAAGCGGCTTTTGAATGGATTGATAGTTTCGTCCAAGAACGCCCGGAACTCGCTTTTCCCATGCAAAGACAAGTGCTCCAACGGGCACTTGCCTTGCGGGAGTCAGAAACCATTGCCTATTTAGCCCATAAAGGAATCATCCCAGAAAGTGCCCTCGCTAAAATTCGCCAACAAATTCTCAGTTTTTAG
- a CDS encoding protein-glutamate O-methyltransferase CheR, translating into MMDFLQDFIQLIAKRTGLYVREKDQQVVRQIIEQRMRILNLTSASQYYQFLQESALTAEGNSPAQNEWRILAQLLTNTESYFFRDRGQFALLREKILPQLIAWRRAQQQQEGSSRPSLRLWSAGCAGGEEPYSLAILLWELLPDLPNWDLLVLGTDINQNVLQKAKIGIYGDWSFRLTSERLQKRYFHYQQTGWKLDDKIRNLVTFRYGNLVRDRLGDPASYASQMDLILCRNVFIYFQPEAIGSVLKKFYNTLRERGYLLTAHTELYGQDLSPFRVRIFPESIAYQRCETPTPETSAPPLPPPSVSFVQWQPPSHPRSVPKRSLPKKNTPHRQPLSQQHPKTTVSTPENSQTTSAAQTQFSQAETLLQQGYYRQAIAKAEAYLEDTIYRLPAHTLIAQAHANLGEYNRANYYCQLALDIDANAAQPYHILAQIAAEKGNLEVAKSFFKRVLYLDPESISAYLHLGSIYQAENDLIRARKMLENALRLLEKLPEDSIFYPEEGIAVKAVISEVKQMLNAM; encoded by the coding sequence ATGATGGATTTTCTCCAAGATTTTATTCAACTGATTGCCAAGCGTACGGGGTTGTACGTTCGCGAAAAAGACCAACAGGTTGTGCGGCAAATTATCGAACAGCGGATGCGGATTTTAAATCTGACTTCTGCATCGCAGTACTATCAATTTTTGCAGGAAAGTGCTTTAACGGCAGAGGGCAACTCACCAGCCCAAAACGAATGGCGTATTCTAGCACAGTTGCTCACCAATACAGAAAGTTATTTTTTTCGCGATCGCGGTCAGTTTGCCCTGCTGCGGGAGAAAATTTTACCCCAGTTGATTGCTTGGCGGCGCGCCCAACAGCAACAAGAGGGAAGCAGCAGACCTTCTTTGCGCTTGTGGAGTGCTGGCTGTGCTGGTGGCGAGGAACCTTATTCTTTGGCGATTTTGCTTTGGGAATTGCTACCGGATTTACCAAATTGGGACTTGTTGGTTTTGGGAACGGATATCAATCAAAATGTTCTGCAAAAAGCGAAAATAGGAATTTATGGGGATTGGTCCTTTCGACTCACTTCCGAACGACTGCAAAAACGCTACTTTCATTACCAACAAACTGGCTGGAAATTGGATGATAAAATTCGCAATTTGGTGACCTTTCGCTACGGCAATTTGGTCCGCGATCGCTTGGGAGACCCCGCCAGTTACGCTTCGCAAATGGATCTAATTTTGTGTCGCAATGTATTTATTTATTTCCAACCAGAAGCCATTGGTTCGGTTTTAAAAAAATTCTACAATACTTTGCGAGAGCGGGGCTATTTGCTCACCGCCCATACAGAACTATACGGACAGGATTTATCTCCTTTTCGGGTACGGATTTTCCCCGAATCCATTGCCTACCAACGCTGCGAAACGCCCACACCGGAGACATCTGCGCCGCCACTGCCACCACCAAGTGTCTCTTTTGTTCAGTGGCAGCCTCCTTCCCACCCGCGTTCCGTTCCCAAGCGTTCTCTTCCTAAAAAAAACACGCCCCACCGCCAACCCCTCTCCCAACAACATCCAAAAACAACAGTATCGACACCAGAAAATTCCCAAACCACTTCAGCTGCCCAAACGCAATTTTCCCAAGCCGAAACATTGCTGCAGCAGGGCTACTATCGTCAAGCGATTGCCAAAGCCGAAGCCTACCTAGAAGATACGATTTATCGATTGCCCGCACATACCTTAATTGCCCAGGCTCATGCCAACTTGGGGGAGTACAATCGTGCCAATTATTACTGCCAGCTCGCCCTCGATATTGATGCCAACGCTGCCCAACCCTACCATATTTTAGCCCAAATTGCAGCAGAAAAAGGCAATTTAGAAGTAGCAAAATCGTTTTTCAAGCGGGTGCTGTATTTAGACCCAGAATCCATTTCTGCCTATTTGCATTTAGGGTCTATTTATCAGGCAGAAAACGATTTAATTCGTGCCCGAAAAATGCTAGAAAATGCTTTGAGACTGCTGGAAAAATTGCCCGAAGATTCTATTTTTTATCCCGAAGAAGGCATCGCTGTCAAGGCTGTCATTTCCGAAGTCAAGCAAATGCTCAATGCTATGTAA
- a CDS encoding chemotaxis protein CheW — MLRTVEESEIMEPIPYLIFELYNSTYGIEATAVQEIFSLPELTPIAEAPPDIAGVLNLRGKILPVMDLNRRFGYKSRPYQLSDRVVVIQWQDVQMGIIVDDLQEIQNIDPQDISSEISYGRDFQAHTHNFISGFARIGTSIIILLACEPLIRYSEKLPPGTEMPTETELEEQDMPDQGRLFCPHASESERSIFRERAEALMQTTESQDLSGFISLAVVGLNGEYFGIDLQMVREFTDILQVTPIPCCPQWVVGNMNLRGEIVTLFDLREVLNLDLSQKRSLEKAVVLQVEDIVAGMTVDEVFDITHVYPTDIDPIPAAVHTTRDEYLRGTAPYQDKMMAILDISKILTQGELEVNDSV, encoded by the coding sequence ATGCTACGAACAGTCGAGGAGAGCGAGATTATGGAACCCATTCCCTATCTCATTTTTGAACTGTATAATTCTACCTACGGCATTGAAGCTACCGCCGTACAGGAAATTTTCTCGCTGCCAGAACTAACGCCGATTGCGGAAGCGCCTCCCGATATTGCTGGGGTTCTCAACCTGCGGGGGAAGATTTTGCCGGTGATGGATTTGAACCGGCGTTTTGGGTATAAAAGCCGTCCTTACCAACTCAGCGATCGCGTCGTTGTCATCCAATGGCAAGACGTGCAAATGGGAATTATTGTAGACGATCTCCAAGAAATTCAAAATATAGATCCCCAAGATATCAGCAGCGAAATTTCTTACGGTCGGGACTTCCAAGCACATACCCATAATTTCATTTCGGGGTTTGCTAGAATTGGTACCAGCATTATTATTTTACTGGCTTGCGAACCGCTCATTCGCTACTCGGAAAAACTCCCTCCAGGTACCGAAATGCCAACCGAAACCGAATTGGAAGAACAAGATATGCCAGACCAGGGGCGTCTGTTTTGTCCCCATGCCAGCGAAAGCGAACGTTCTATTTTCCGCGAACGAGCGGAAGCTCTCATGCAAACCACTGAAAGTCAGGATTTGAGCGGTTTCATTTCTCTGGCGGTGGTGGGGTTGAACGGGGAATATTTTGGGATCGACTTGCAGATGGTGCGGGAGTTTACCGATATTTTACAGGTAACTCCTATTCCCTGCTGTCCGCAATGGGTGGTGGGAAACATGAATTTGCGCGGGGAAATTGTCACTCTATTCGACCTGCGGGAAGTGCTCAACCTCGACCTTTCCCAAAAGCGATCGCTGGAAAAAGCCGTGGTTTTACAAGTGGAAGACATTGTCGCGGGTATGACCGTGGATGAAGTTTTTGATATCACCCACGTTTATCCTACCGATATCGATCCGATTCCAGCGGCAGTTCATACCACACGCGATGAATATTTGCGGGG
- a CDS encoding RecQ family ATP-dependent DNA helicase, which translates to MNQPDLSQLRSQLKRIWGYHDFRPPQGEIVRCLSSGEDALVVMPTGGGKSICFQLPALLKTGLTLVVSPLVALMENQVEELREKRLPAASLHSELPRQQKRRTLSLLAKNQLRLLYLSPETLLSQPVWQQLCQRDLPINGLILDEAHCLVQWGDTFRPAYRRLGAVRPALQQQKPTNHPIAIAAFTATANPQAQTTIRQVLQLQQPQAFLLNPYRDNLHLQVQIAWTPRGRKQRLLRHIRQHRGASGLVYVRSRKDSENLAAWLSQLGFATAGYHAGLSPQKRRQLENDWIAGKIQFVVCTSAFGMGINKPDVRWVVHFHAPILLSEYVQEVGRAGRDGKPARALTLISEPTGLLDPEDKQRRRFFTERQREQYRFAQQLVPKIPATGHVDTVAQQFRQAPIALSLLHAGGRLSWKDPFRYQIHQAAGGSQSSQEKAVREMQQYLTTCQCRWQFLLRAFGFVEAARSFRCGHCDNCQKSL; encoded by the coding sequence ATGAACCAGCCCGACCTGTCGCAACTGCGATCGCAACTCAAACGCATTTGGGGATACCATGACTTTCGCCCTCCCCAAGGAGAAATTGTCCGCTGCTTGAGTAGCGGGGAAGACGCACTGGTGGTCATGCCCACTGGCGGTGGCAAATCTATTTGTTTCCAGCTGCCGGCTTTGCTGAAAACCGGGTTGACCCTAGTGGTATCGCCACTGGTTGCTTTAATGGAAAACCAAGTAGAGGAACTGCGCGAGAAACGACTGCCAGCAGCTTCCCTCCACAGCGAACTGCCGCGCCAGCAAAAACGCCGAACCCTGTCTTTGCTAGCCAAAAATCAATTGCGGTTGCTGTACCTGTCTCCAGAAACCCTACTCAGCCAGCCCGTTTGGCAGCAATTATGCCAAAGGGACTTACCCATCAATGGCTTAATTTTAGACGAAGCCCACTGTTTAGTCCAGTGGGGGGATACCTTTCGTCCGGCCTACCGACGTTTGGGGGCTGTCCGACCGGCGTTGCAGCAACAGAAACCAACCAACCATCCCATCGCGATCGCTGCGTTTACCGCCACTGCCAATCCCCAAGCCCAAACCACCATTCGCCAAGTCTTGCAGCTGCAACAACCCCAGGCATTTCTCCTCAATCCCTATCGAGACAATTTGCACTTACAAGTCCAAATCGCCTGGACTCCCCGGGGCAGAAAACAACGCTTGCTACGGCACATTCGCCAGCATCGCGGGGCTTCGGGGCTGGTTTACGTTCGCAGCCGCAAAGACAGCGAAAATTTGGCTGCTTGGCTGTCGCAGTTGGGATTTGCCACGGCAGGCTACCACGCTGGTTTAAGCCCCCAAAAGCGGCGGCAGTTGGAAAACGATTGGATTGCGGGGAAAATTCAGTTTGTGGTTTGTACTTCGGCTTTTGGTATGGGAATCAACAAGCCTGATGTACGTTGGGTGGTTCACTTCCACGCCCCCATTTTGCTTTCGGAATACGTTCAGGAAGTGGGTCGTGCTGGTCGAGATGGCAAACCCGCCCGCGCTCTCACTTTGATAAGCGAACCCACCGGACTTTTAGATCCGGAAGACAAACAAAGGCGTCGGTTTTTCACCGAACGGCAGCGGGAACAGTACCGTTTTGCCCAACAATTGGTGCCAAAAATTCCCGCTACTGGCCATGTGGATACTGTGGCCCAACAATTCCGCCAAGCTCCCATTGCGCTTTCTTTGCTGCATGCTGGCGGTAGGTTAAGCTGGAAAGACCCGTTTCGCTACCAAATTCATCAAGCAGCCGGTGGGAGTCAATCTTCCCAAGAAAAGGCAGTGCGCGAAATGCAGCAGTATTTAACCACCTGCCAATGTCGCTGGCAGTTTTTGTTGCGTGCGTTTGGTTTCGTTGAGGCGGCGCGTTCCTTTCGTTGCGGGCATTGCGATAATTGTCAAAAATCATTGTAG
- a CDS encoding sugar-transfer associated ATP-grasp domain-containing protein: MKQFLFSEKIKRLAAYEYAPVPLPWFLAQEVGKNKIASQIHRIFLQESATDRQFGGRKPVRKLKYIIYIALFTVFWPVLSGIRASEYLNKNGNYVQTYHQINLWMQWLQSFYLSAFYNIHPDSYYKFRLWEPANRKKIALYIQDYKIKTLLPYLNRNIDVEQVRDKVRFFEAASVAGLPIIPIIAKLDSFGKIKWYNPEEKFPQKNLFIKYTNLYCGQGAEYWEYVEANKWKSGDLMFDGAHLVEHCLQKAQYKTVIVQLNIQNHPSVANFSQGGLCTLRAITYKLPSQPAKSLISSWRMPRGEEKTDNFAGGGLVAGVSNEGILTAAVAKDIRLGSFTNHPDTNAQIQGTQLPRFQDMVNLALKAHECFQKPCFIGWDIALTMDGPTIVEANTTWGTESIEMPHRRPLMETEFGEIYCRALEQMEA, translated from the coding sequence ATGAAGCAATTCCTATTCTCAGAAAAAATCAAACGGCTGGCAGCATATGAGTATGCTCCTGTCCCCTTGCCTTGGTTTCTCGCGCAAGAAGTAGGTAAAAACAAGATTGCCAGTCAGATTCATCGTATTTTTCTCCAAGAATCTGCCACAGATAGACAATTTGGTGGCCGCAAACCAGTGCGAAAGCTTAAATATATAATTTATATAGCGCTTTTTACCGTTTTTTGGCCCGTACTTTCCGGGATTCGCGCCAGCGAGTACCTAAACAAAAATGGCAATTACGTTCAAACCTACCATCAAATAAACTTATGGATGCAATGGTTGCAGAGTTTTTATTTATCTGCCTTCTACAACATCCATCCCGATTCTTACTATAAATTCCGGCTTTGGGAACCTGCCAATAGGAAAAAAATAGCGCTCTACATTCAAGACTATAAAATCAAGACCCTCTTACCCTATCTCAATCGCAATATTGATGTAGAGCAAGTCCGCGATAAAGTTAGATTTTTTGAAGCCGCTTCTGTAGCCGGTCTTCCTATTATTCCCATCATTGCCAAATTGGATTCGTTCGGCAAAATTAAGTGGTACAACCCAGAAGAAAAGTTCCCGCAAAAAAATTTATTTATTAAATATACCAACTTATATTGCGGACAAGGTGCCGAGTATTGGGAATATGTTGAAGCAAATAAGTGGAAGTCTGGAGATCTTATGTTCGATGGTGCACATCTCGTAGAACATTGCTTGCAAAAAGCACAATATAAAACAGTTATCGTTCAACTAAATATCCAAAACCATCCCAGCGTAGCAAATTTCAGCCAAGGAGGACTTTGTACATTACGCGCCATCACCTATAAATTACCTTCCCAGCCGGCAAAAAGCCTCATTTCAAGTTGGCGGATGCCTAGAGGAGAGGAAAAAACCGATAATTTTGCAGGTGGTGGTCTGGTTGCTGGCGTATCCAACGAGGGGATCTTAACAGCGGCAGTCGCTAAAGATATTCGGTTGGGATCTTTTACAAACCATCCCGATACCAATGCTCAAATTCAAGGCACACAATTGCCCAGGTTTCAAGACATGGTAAACTTGGCTTTGAAAGCTCACGAATGCTTCCAAAAACCTTGTTTTATTGGTTGGGATATTGCACTCACTATGGATGGTCCGACGATTGTAGAAGCAAATACCACTTGGGGAACAGAATCTATAGAAATGCCTCACAGGCGTCCGCTGATGGAAACAGAATTTGGCGAAATCTATTGCCGTGCTTTAGAGCAAATGGAAGCTTAA